A genome region from Coffea arabica cultivar ET-39 chromosome 7e, Coffea Arabica ET-39 HiFi, whole genome shotgun sequence includes the following:
- the LOC113701733 gene encoding putative late blight resistance protein homolog R1A-3, with amino-acid sequence MEIPSSSNANCFDFASYDYLQSHLVSSSTSTSCFDLALDTLAELEKEPYYGWYFKYLKEKARLMKTCFLYVKKCRRRRNHEALLEPDREDRCNIMSENLRRSIICFRIQEVAIRMIHDLQPAYFQYIHSGRYLDYANIESAITRSKEKIKMFLETDLKKSCAAIFIDYYAPGDPRLVMDLIMCLLETLDWNLRVGELRETIRNRLKLLRNLIGFVTMQGLECSQLTDLLTYTVVAAGRLISVCLFYHDQQVANRMESEIYQLMHEKINLLDLQVRETFVHVLTASKKQPRPSYALALQKNEDRVVGQFVGSLRDYLMDLLGSYASFQVPVKGQILRLHEEIRCLGILLKQEEKLADEMKDLIGAVVSDAAILTFSLSVNEIKEGLPKEIDLAVFHLHKVLKYMVAEVAHNYPLKSPYSSFNYPRPNELGCMDSFLENLKELVRCDEADDSIGFQQDRIEMIQKDLVILRSFLKNIKEQRHQNGKLQAFWSHVMEAAYKAELLIDLALVGDKCEDSLDAVSRDINLLKIDAPEIHNGQTQRVNKTSLHIPSQLAAAMHDEDLVGLDDEVKTITHRLTRGSKQLDVVPIVGMPGLGKTTLALKVYNAPSVRSHFHVHGWCRVSQTCSKHSLLVQLLCSVDSRSPDEYLKEDENNLANKLRQVLLRSRYLLFLDDLWNVEAWDLLEKSLPNDANGSRILFTSRYQNLSLHFKPNSEPHHLRHLTDEESWTLLQRKLFGMEDCPPALSEVGSQIAKLCQGLPLAVVLIAGILATTARDSWLEVAKSLSSIVLEDEYCMKALELSYSHLPNYLKPCLLYFAAFKEDEVINVRRLLRLWVSERFVQQAEGKRVEEAAYDYFMALVNRSLVMGVGQRTVGGAKACLLHDLVHEFCVKKAKEESFLYAIHTWNPLGLTGPSNPHRICVHNTRELKIWELTLIFPNLRSLILFGHVHIEHEEEDLDILLPKLLRVLDFRNLKFCYSFPMEVVLLVHLRYLALRGVTYIPSAIANLSRLETLIVEVQGFSCELPSTIWNIKTLSHLLAINYHGVWPRGFIFPVENLEVSPDLDRLDTLNLAVDPSPQSLQKILRKLPSIRRLKCMEHPGGSREATRNCNEILEFDSLSQLESLYLYGFHGCGFKFPLNLKKLALSYNCQPWSEISTIGKLPNLEVLKLLDHSFVGEEWVMKEGEFPNLRVLKLSRLKFRNWTAFSDNFSRLVKLVLHRCKELEKVPSCLGECETLEMIVVENCPESVVDSVKQIQQEQMDMGNEVLKIEIHSIP; translated from the coding sequence ATGGAGATCCCCTCCAGCAGTAACGccaattgctttgattttgctTCTTATGATTATCTGCAGTCGCATCTCGTCTCCTCCAGCACTAGCACTAGTTGCTTTGATCTTGCTTTAGATACTCTAGCCGAGCTTGAAAAAGAGCCCTACTATGGCTGGTACTTCAAGTACCTGAAGGAGAAGGCAAGATTAATGAAAACCTGTTTTCTGTATGTCAAAAAGTGTAGGAGGAGGAGGAACCACGAAGCGCTTTTGGAGCCCGATCGCGAGGACAGGTGTAATATTATGTCTGAAAATTTGAGACGTAGTATTATTTGCTTCAGAATTCAAGAAGTGGCTATCAGGATGATTCATGATCTTCAGCCTGCTTATTTTCAATATATTCATTCTGGTCGTTACTTAGATTATGCCAACATTGAAAGTGCGATTACCAGATCCAAGGAAAAGATCAAAATGTTTCTTGAGACGGATCTCAAGAAATCATGCGCCGCCATCTTCATTGACTATTACGCACCGGGAGATCCACGACTAGTTATGGATCTTATTATGTGCCTTTTAGAGACTTTGGATTGGAATTTACGTGTTGGGGAGCTAAGGGAGACAATTAGAAACAGGCTAAAACTCTTAAGGAATCTCATTGGCTTTGTGACAATGCAAGGTCTTGAATGTTCGCAACTGACAGATCTCTTGACTTACACTGTAGTTGCAGCTGGACGCCTGATTTCTGTATGTCTGTTTTACCATGATCAACAAGTGGCCAATCGAATGGAATCTGAAATTTATCAGCTGATGCACGAGAAGATCAATCTTCTTGATCTCCAAGTCCGAGAAACTTTTGTCCATGTCCTGACAGCTTCAAAGAAACAACCGAGACCATCATATGCTTTAGCCCTTCAGAAGAATGAGGATCGTGTGGTAGGCCAGTTTGTTGGTTCTCTCCGTGATTATCTTATGGATCTACTAGGATCTTATGCCAGTTTTCAGGTTCCAGTGAAGGGTCAAATACTAAGACTCCATGAGGAAATAAGATGCCTGGGTATCCTTCTTAAACAGGAGGAGAAACTAGCTGATGAAATGAAGGATCTTATTGGAGCTGTGGTCTCTGATGCAGCAATTTTGACCTTCTCCCTTTCTGTCAATGAAATCAAAGAAGGCTTGCCTAAGGAAATAGATCTTGCGGTGTTTCATTTGCACAAAGTTCTCAAATATATGGTGGCAGAGGTTGCACACAATTATCCACTAAAATCACCATATTCATCATTTAATTATCCTAGACCCAATGAGTTGGGCTGTATGGATTCTTTCCTAGAAAATCTCAAGGAACTAGTAAGGTGTGATGAGGCTGACGATTCAATTGGTTTTCAACAGGATAGAATCGAAATGATCCAAAAAGATCTCGTAATTTTAAGATCTTTCCTGAAAAATATCAAGGAGCAGCGCCATCAGAATGGAAAACTTCAAGCTTTCTGGAGTCATGTTATGGAAGCTGCTTACAAGGCAGAGTTACTGATTGACTTGGCACTTGTTGGTGATAAATGTGAAGATTCTTTGGATGCTGTTTCTAGAGATATCAATCTTTTGAAGATTGATGCCCCTGAGATCCATAATGGTCAAACCCAAAGAGTTAACAAGACTTCCCTTCACATACCGTCACAACTTGCTGCCGCCATGCACGACGAAGATCTGGTAGGTCTTGACGATGAGGTGAAAACTATTACTCATCGGCTTACGAGAGGATCAAAGCAATTGGATGTTGTTCCCATTGTGGGTATGCCAGGCCTTGGTAAGACCACATTAGCCCTCAAAGTTTATAATGCTCCTTCAGTTAGGTCACATTTCCATGTTCATGGTTGGTGTCGTGTTTCTCAAACGTGTAGCAAACACAGTTTGTTAGTTCAACTTTTGTGTAGTGTTGATTCTAGGAGTCCAGATGAATATCTTAAGGAGGATGAAAATAATTTGGCTAACAAGCTAAGGCAGGTTTTGCTGAGAAGTAGGTATCTCCTTTTTTTGGATGACTTGTGGAACGTTGAGGCATGGGATTTGTTGGAAAAATCACTACCGAATGATGCCAATGGAAGCAGGATTCTCTTCACCAGTAGATACCAGAATTTATCTTTGCATTTCAAACCTAATAGCGAGCCTCACCATCTCCGCCATCTTACTGACGAAGAGAGTTGGACATTGCTGCAGAGAAAGCTATTTGGCATGGAAGATTGTCCTCCAGCACTAAGTGAAGTTGGATCTCAAATAGCAAAACTTTGTCAGGGCTTACCCCTCGCAGTTGTCCTTATTGCTGGAATTCTTGCTACTACTGCACGAGATAGCTGGTTAGAAGTTGCAAAAAGTCTAAGTTCTATTGTCCTTGAGGATGAATACTGCATGAAGGCACTTGAACTGAGTTATAGTCATCTGCCAAATTATTTGAAGCCATGCCTTCTGTACTTTGCTGCATTTAAAGAAGACGAGGTTATTAATGTGCGAAGGTTGTTACGGCTTTGGGTCTCTGAAAGATTTGTGCAACAGGCTGAAGGAAAGAGAGTAGAGGAAGCAGCTTATGACTACTTCATGGCTCTAGTTAATAGAAGTTTAGTTATGGGTGTCGGACAAAGAACTGTGGGTGGTGCCAAAGCCTGTCTACTTCACGATTTGGTACATGAGTTTTGTGTGAAAAAAGCCAAAGAAGAAAGTTTTCTATATGCTATTCATACTTGGAACCCTCTTGGGCTTACTGGACCAAGCAACCCCCACCGAATTTGTGTCCACAATACCAGAGAATTGAAGATTTGGGAGTTAACGCTTATTTTTCCCAATTTACGctctttgatcttgtttggacaTGTTCATATTGAACATGAAGAGGAGGATTTGGATATTTTGTTACCTAAACTTCTCAGAGTGTTGGATTTCCGGAATTTGAAGTTTTGTTATTCTTTCCCAATGGAAGTAGTATTGCTTGTTCACTTGAGATACCTGGCGCTCAGAGGAGTAACATACATCCCATCTGCGATAGCCAACCTCTCAAGGTTAGAAACTCTCATCGTAGAAGTTCAGGGTTTTAGTTGTGAGCTGCCAAGTACTATTTGGAACATTAAGACATTGAGTCATCTACTTGCTATAAATTATCATGGAGTATGGCCAAggggttttatttttccagttGAAAATCTTGAAGTATCCCCAGATTTAGATCGTTTGGACACTTTAAACCTTGCAGTTGATCCCTCTCCTCAAAGCTTGCAAAAGATACTGAGAAAGTTACCAAGCATTCGCAGGTTAAAATGTATGGAACACCCGGGCGGATCAAGAGAAGCTACCAGAAATTGCAACGAGATTCTTGAGTTTGACAGTTTGAGTCAACTGGAATCACTTTATTTGTATGGTTTTCACGGATGTGGATTCAAATTCCCgttgaatttgaaaaagttggCTCTCTCATATAATTGTCAGCCATGGAGTgaaatttcaacaattggaaagTTGCCGAATCTTGAAGTGCTTAAATTACTTGATCACAGCTTTGTCGGGGAAGAATGGGTAATGAAAGAGGGGGAGTTCCCTAACCTCCGAGTCTTAAAATTGTCAAGGTTGAAATTTCGCAACTGGACTGCATTTTCTGATAATTTTTCCCGCCTTGTGAAATTGGTCTTGCACCGATGTAAGGAGCTGGAAAAGGTCCCTTCCTGTTTAGGGGAGTGTGAGACTCTTGAAATGATTGTGGTGGAAAATTGTCCTGAGTCTGTTGTAGATTCTGTAAAGCAAATTCAACAAGAGCAGATGGACATGGGAAATGAGGTTCTAAAGATCGAAATTCATTCCATTCCTTAG